The following coding sequences are from one Paenibacillus sp. JDR-2 window:
- a CDS encoding CpsD/CapB family tyrosine-protein kinase: MSRSDLKLRPVVADANPTSPISEAYRTLRTNLQYAETDRPLQLLMVTSAGPEEGKSTTILNLAVTYAQMERRTILVDADLRKPTSHYNFGLSNRTGLSHVLSGQADLSEVIKETRIKGLDVLPSGPVPPNPSELLGSSRMEELLGKLREQYDMVLIDTPPVLAVADAQVVANKCDGVLLVVNARTGKKQHAIKAKNALKFVQARIVGIALNQTAHREAGPYYEYVDRT; the protein is encoded by the coding sequence ATGTCTCGCAGTGATCTTAAGCTTCGCCCGGTCGTTGCCGATGCCAACCCGACCTCCCCGATCTCGGAGGCTTACCGTACCTTGCGTACGAACCTGCAATACGCTGAGACGGACCGTCCGCTGCAGCTTCTGATGGTCACCTCGGCGGGTCCGGAAGAGGGCAAGTCGACAACCATTTTGAATCTGGCCGTTACTTATGCGCAGATGGAGCGGCGCACCATACTGGTGGATGCCGATCTTCGGAAGCCAACGTCTCATTACAACTTTGGACTCAGCAACCGGACGGGACTGTCGCATGTGTTATCCGGGCAGGCCGACCTCAGTGAAGTCATCAAGGAAACCCGCATTAAGGGACTGGATGTGCTGCCTTCCGGGCCGGTACCGCCAAATCCTTCGGAGCTTCTGGGATCTTCCCGGATGGAAGAACTGCTTGGAAAGCTTCGCGAGCAGTACGATATGGTGCTGATCGATACTCCGCCGGTTCTGGCCGTAGCGGATGCGCAGGTTGTCGCAAACAAATGCGACGGCGTACTGCTGGTCGTCAATGCGCGCACCGGCAAAAAGCAGCATGCCATCAAAGCGAAAAATGCCCTGAAGTTCGTACAGGCCAGAATCGTTGGCATCGCGCTTAACCAGACCGCTCATCGCGAAGCGGGACCTTATTACGAATATGTCGATCGGACGTGA
- a CDS encoding polysaccharide biosynthesis protein → MRAHYRTKVIVAGDLAAVLASFAIAYALEPSVPQGGAVAWLSYAALAAVVGFWRLHRLRLHRRIWQYTGISDMLCLLQVALISAVVPFAAWWVMQGEAHPLLMLHHAAGTFLLLTAPRLAWRIFCDKYSVRKPAGGRRALIIGAGSCGTLIAKEMMQNDGVSVTPVGFIDDDPYKHRMDILGLQVLGNRKEIACVVESHHIDEIIIAMPSVSKTQISELVNLCKTTKAKLKIVPDLQDMIDNRGAAGRMRDVSVEDLLGRDPIRTDLEHIAGYVQEKVVLVTGAGGSIGSELCRQIAPFKPSKLLLLGHGENSIYTIEMEMRSAFPQLAIETVIADVQDRTRIDAVFAKFKPQVVFHAAAHKHVPLMERNPAEAIKNNVFGTKNVAECADAYGAERFVLISTDKAVNPTSVMGTTKRIAEMFIQSLDMHSNTKFVAVRFGNVLGSRGSVIPRFKDQIVKGGPVTVTHPEMVRYFMTIPEAVQLVIQAGSFAKGGEVFILDMGKPVKIYDLAVDLIRLSGYEPHVDIDITFSGMREGEKLYEELLTNEEGLSSTKHNRIFIGRPVQLNRKELDFEIRKMEKVLGQHPDDIRAVLQHLVPTYRNGSATAAG, encoded by the coding sequence ATGCGGGCTCATTATCGGACAAAAGTTATTGTGGCGGGGGATCTGGCAGCCGTGCTTGCCAGCTTCGCCATCGCGTACGCGCTTGAACCTTCGGTGCCTCAAGGCGGGGCCGTTGCATGGTTGTCCTATGCAGCGTTAGCGGCAGTCGTTGGCTTCTGGCGGCTCCACCGGCTCCGTCTTCACCGCCGGATCTGGCAGTATACCGGTATTTCGGACATGCTTTGCCTGCTGCAGGTTGCCCTGATCTCGGCTGTTGTTCCGTTTGCTGCCTGGTGGGTGATGCAGGGAGAAGCTCATCCGCTGCTTATGCTGCATCACGCGGCAGGCACTTTCCTGCTGCTTACCGCTCCGCGCCTTGCATGGCGTATCTTTTGCGATAAATACAGCGTGAGAAAACCGGCCGGCGGCCGCCGCGCGCTAATTATCGGAGCAGGAAGCTGCGGGACCTTGATCGCGAAGGAAATGATGCAGAACGACGGCGTTAGCGTAACGCCGGTAGGATTTATTGATGACGACCCGTACAAGCACCGGATGGATATCCTGGGGCTGCAGGTTCTTGGCAACCGCAAGGAGATTGCTTGTGTTGTGGAATCGCATCATATCGACGAGATTATTATCGCGATGCCTTCGGTATCGAAGACGCAAATCTCCGAGCTGGTTAACCTTTGCAAAACAACAAAAGCGAAGCTGAAGATCGTTCCGGATCTTCAGGATATGATTGATAACCGCGGCGCGGCAGGCCGCATGCGCGATGTCAGCGTAGAGGACCTGCTTGGCCGGGACCCGATTCGTACCGATCTCGAGCACATTGCCGGATACGTACAGGAAAAAGTCGTTCTAGTAACGGGAGCGGGCGGTTCGATCGGCTCCGAGCTTTGCCGCCAGATCGCGCCTTTCAAACCAAGCAAGCTGCTGCTTCTTGGCCATGGCGAGAACAGTATCTACACGATTGAAATGGAAATGCGCAGCGCATTCCCGCAACTGGCTATCGAGACGGTTATCGCCGATGTACAGGACCGCACGCGGATTGACGCAGTGTTTGCCAAATTCAAGCCGCAGGTTGTCTTCCATGCCGCAGCGCATAAGCATGTGCCGCTGATGGAACGCAACCCGGCGGAAGCCATTAAGAACAACGTATTCGGAACAAAAAACGTCGCCGAATGCGCAGACGCGTACGGAGCGGAACGCTTCGTGCTGATCTCGACGGATAAAGCCGTTAACCCGACAAGCGTAATGGGTACAACCAAGCGGATCGCCGAGATGTTTATTCAATCCCTCGACATGCACAGCAATACGAAGTTTGTAGCCGTACGTTTCGGCAACGTGCTTGGCAGCCGCGGCAGCGTTATTCCGCGCTTCAAGGACCAGATTGTCAAAGGCGGTCCGGTGACGGTTACCCATCCGGAGATGGTGCGGTATTTCATGACGATACCGGAAGCCGTTCAGCTCGTTATTCAAGCGGGCTCGTTCGCCAAGGGCGGCGAGGTATTTATCCTCGATATGGGCAAGCCGGTCAAGATTTACGATCTGGCCGTCGACCTGATCCGTTTGTCGGGCTACGAACCGCATGTCGATATCGACATTACGTTCTCCGGCATGCGCGAGGGCGAGAAGCTGTATGAAGAGCTGCTGACGAATGAAGAAGGTCTTTCTTCCACGAAGCATAACCGGATCTTTATCGGCAGACCTGTACAGCTCAACCGTAAAGAGCTTGATTTCGAGATTCGCAAGATGGAAAAGGTACTCGGCCAGCATCCGGATGATATCCGCGCGGTTCTGCAGCATCTGGTACCAACCTACCGCAATGGCAGCGCAACGGCTGCCGGCTAA
- a CDS encoding glycosyltransferase family 1 protein, which yields MSHTKIKVLHVVGRMHPGGIETLLMNVYRNIDRDKYEFHFAVQSPEPSFYDDEIRALGGTIFVQPPPKDGIRSFRKQLTANMNKYGPYAAVHSHVFGFSGYVLKLADKLGVPVRISHSHNTSDSKSTSLVRNLYRSYMRSLISRHSTNMLGCSRAACESLFGNGCWKDGRVDVFPNAITLAPYESLVQENREELRRRFGAAEDELLIGHIGRFSKQKNHALLLDSFASLVKQHPKSRLLLCGDGPLRPEMEEKARGLGIADKVNFLGLRKDVPELLGALDAFVLPSLYEGLGIVLIEAQAAGVPCLISETVPREADLRIGLIERLALNDPPERWAEAMASIGERRARGGGEWQERAAALGERGYDIRVSAEKLERLYAG from the coding sequence ATGAGCCATACCAAAATCAAAGTGCTGCATGTCGTTGGACGCATGCATCCCGGCGGCATTGAAACGCTGCTGATGAATGTATACCGGAACATAGACCGGGACAAATATGAATTTCATTTTGCCGTACAGTCGCCGGAGCCTTCCTTCTACGATGACGAGATTCGGGCGCTGGGGGGAACCATCTTCGTTCAGCCGCCGCCAAAGGACGGAATCCGTTCCTTCCGCAAGCAGCTGACGGCTAACATGAACAAATACGGTCCTTACGCCGCGGTACACAGTCATGTATTCGGCTTCAGCGGTTATGTGCTTAAGCTGGCGGACAAGCTTGGCGTGCCGGTGCGGATCAGTCACAGTCACAACACGAGCGACAGCAAGTCAACATCGCTGGTTCGCAATCTGTACCGCTCTTATATGCGCAGCCTGATCAGCCGCCACTCGACCAATATGCTGGGCTGCTCTCGGGCGGCATGCGAGTCTCTCTTCGGAAACGGCTGCTGGAAGGACGGACGCGTGGACGTGTTCCCGAATGCCATTACGCTGGCTCCTTACGAGTCGCTTGTACAGGAGAACCGCGAGGAGCTTCGCCGCCGCTTTGGCGCGGCAGAGGATGAACTGCTGATTGGCCATATCGGCCGGTTCAGCAAGCAGAAGAATCACGCACTGCTGCTGGACAGCTTCGCAAGCCTGGTGAAGCAGCATCCGAAGTCCCGTCTTCTGCTCTGCGGAGACGGACCGCTGCGGCCGGAGATGGAAGAGAAGGCGCGCGGGCTTGGGATAGCGGACAAAGTCAACTTTCTTGGGCTCCGCAAGGATGTACCGGAGCTGCTAGGGGCGCTTGATGCCTTTGTCTTGCCGTCGCTCTATGAGGGACTTGGCATCGTGCTCATTGAAGCGCAGGCTGCTGGCGTGCCGTGCCTGATCTCCGAGACGGTACCGAGAGAAGCGGATCTGCGAATCGGCTTAATCGAGCGACTTGCGCTAAATGACCCGCCGGAGCGCTGGGCGGAAGCAATGGCCAGCATCGGCGAGCGAAGAGCCCGGGGCGGCGGGGAATGGCAGGAAAGAGCGGCAGCGCTGGGCGAGCGCGGCTACGATATCCGCGTAAGCGCGGAAAAGCTGGAGCGTCTGTATGCAGGCTGA
- a CDS encoding polysaccharide pyruvyl transferase family protein: MKKVLLAGVPKSPNLGDGLIAYTLNRIISMRGKHQVIHFDLLDGRCDQSMPIYSARGGLHYALAGPPASAAAQYASAPAVKLNSAGSSKKMTPDLLRRLKAYWIHRSKNEKLNRELQQAVEESEAVFIGGGHLLIDTYWTFPLAVRRVADEAKRQGKPLHILLVGARGPWSTQAKRWLLGACRYATSIAVRDEDSRRFLIDLDPKLAVKTVTLADPALFTPEAFGLTEAAAGQEKPGRRKVGLGVMDPHEMNRHCELRWEREACADWWLQAAKVAIGAGHNVSFFTNGAASDNAFVEEFVKPRLAGLKGVEFTPYPTTVEQLVGTIAACDTVIAQRLHACIPSLAMGKPTYGLIWDRKLENIFADLGMKSQLIDFRESRQQLAAAVDGRMADSGPAIDAKKLQLYEHIGRILP, encoded by the coding sequence GTGAAGAAAGTATTGCTGGCGGGGGTTCCGAAATCGCCGAATTTGGGCGATGGCCTCATCGCTTATACGTTAAACCGGATTATCTCCATGCGCGGCAAACATCAGGTTATTCATTTCGATCTGCTCGACGGCCGCTGCGATCAATCGATGCCGATCTACTCGGCCCGGGGAGGGCTGCATTATGCGTTAGCCGGCCCTCCGGCATCGGCGGCCGCGCAATATGCTTCGGCACCGGCCGTGAAGCTGAACAGCGCCGGCTCAAGCAAGAAGATGACGCCGGATTTGCTCCGGCGCCTGAAGGCGTATTGGATTCATCGCAGCAAGAACGAGAAGCTGAACCGCGAGCTTCAGCAGGCTGTTGAGGAGTCGGAAGCAGTATTTATCGGGGGCGGGCATCTGCTCATCGATACGTACTGGACGTTCCCATTGGCTGTCCGCCGCGTAGCGGATGAGGCGAAGCGCCAAGGCAAGCCGCTTCATATTTTGCTTGTTGGCGCGCGCGGGCCTTGGAGCACCCAGGCCAAACGCTGGCTGCTTGGGGCTTGCCGCTATGCCACGTCGATTGCGGTGCGGGATGAAGATTCACGGCGGTTCCTGATTGATCTTGATCCGAAGCTTGCGGTCAAGACGGTTACTTTAGCCGACCCCGCACTGTTCACGCCGGAGGCCTTTGGCTTGACGGAGGCAGCGGCGGGGCAGGAGAAGCCAGGGAGGCGAAAGGTTGGCCTTGGCGTAATGGATCCGCATGAGATGAACCGTCACTGCGAGCTCCGCTGGGAGCGCGAGGCTTGCGCCGATTGGTGGCTGCAGGCGGCAAAGGTCGCAATTGGAGCGGGCCATAACGTTAGCTTCTTCACCAACGGCGCGGCATCGGATAACGCGTTTGTCGAGGAGTTTGTGAAGCCGCGTCTGGCTGGGCTGAAGGGCGTCGAGTTCACTCCGTATCCGACAACGGTAGAACAGCTGGTCGGCACGATTGCTGCCTGCGATACCGTTATTGCGCAGCGGCTTCATGCTTGCATTCCTTCGCTTGCAATGGGCAAGCCGACGTACGGTCTGATCTGGGACCGGAAGCTTGAGAATATTTTCGCCGATCTGGGCATGAAGAGCCAACTGATCGACTTCCGCGAGAGCAGGCAGCAGCTTGCCGCGGCGGTGGACGGCCGGATGGCGGACTCGGGACCGGCCATTGACGCTAAGAAGCTGCAGCTCTATGAACATATCGGGAGAATACTGCCATGA
- a CDS encoding oligosaccharide flippase family protein, whose product MKLGGKEGSASSASTGAGSIRTLITSRLSRGGGASFLINSVGMGLAMLLQIALARLLGVQDYGIYAFVTTVVTFMVFPAKLGFDTATVKLVSAYRVKGDWPLIKGLLRRSNQIGFTLSVLAALIGIAVVALMDWGRGGQSGSEAHAKSIAYIAGFAAIPLLTLATLRQSALQAMKDALFAQMPEKIIRPVLTIGFVAALGAAGVKLGAAMALLCFAIATAVTYVIGAIVLKKRIGTQTAAIKPNYETRGWLRLSSSLMINAGMYLILGQLNVLMMGFMRGETESGLFSAAVRLAVLVSFMLTAVNMTASPLVSEKYAKGDMAGLQRVCIRTGRIGFAFAAVVFAYFVVRGHWTLGLFGPEFTKAYPSLLILAFGQLFSAYCGQNGTVATMTGRQNALTKVLIAAAILNAALNALLIPTMGMLGGALASTLSIIVWNSAAVLLVRRKPGVQTLAWAPSLSFARKRGNYS is encoded by the coding sequence ATGAAACTCGGCGGTAAGGAGGGCAGCGCCTCAAGCGCAAGCACGGGCGCGGGCTCCATTCGAACGCTAATTACTTCGCGGCTCAGCCGGGGAGGAGGCGCCAGCTTCCTGATCAACTCCGTTGGGATGGGGCTGGCAATGCTGCTTCAGATTGCGCTTGCCCGGCTGCTCGGCGTTCAAGATTACGGAATATATGCTTTTGTAACGACGGTCGTAACGTTTATGGTTTTCCCGGCGAAGCTTGGCTTTGATACCGCAACGGTAAAGCTTGTCTCCGCCTATCGGGTGAAAGGGGACTGGCCGCTGATCAAAGGGCTGCTTCGCCGGAGCAATCAGATTGGCTTCACGCTCTCCGTTCTTGCCGCGCTTATCGGCATTGCCGTTGTTGCCTTGATGGACTGGGGCAGGGGCGGACAAAGCGGAAGCGAAGCCCACGCCAAGTCGATTGCTTATATCGCCGGCTTTGCCGCGATTCCGCTACTTACTCTCGCTACCTTGCGCCAAAGCGCGCTGCAGGCGATGAAGGATGCGTTATTCGCTCAAATGCCGGAGAAGATTATCCGCCCGGTGCTAACGATTGGTTTTGTCGCGGCACTTGGCGCTGCCGGCGTGAAGCTTGGCGCCGCGATGGCGCTGCTATGCTTCGCGATAGCAACGGCAGTCACCTACGTGATTGGCGCGATTGTGCTGAAGAAGCGGATTGGCACGCAGACGGCTGCGATCAAGCCGAACTACGAGACACGAGGCTGGCTGCGATTATCATCGTCGTTAATGATTAATGCCGGCATGTATTTGATTCTTGGACAATTAAACGTGTTAATGATGGGCTTTATGCGGGGAGAGACCGAGTCGGGCTTGTTCTCGGCAGCGGTCCGGCTGGCCGTCCTGGTGTCGTTTATGCTGACCGCCGTGAATATGACGGCATCGCCGCTTGTATCCGAAAAGTATGCAAAAGGCGACATGGCCGGTCTCCAGCGGGTATGCATCCGGACGGGACGGATCGGATTTGCTTTCGCAGCGGTTGTGTTTGCCTATTTCGTCGTACGTGGCCATTGGACGCTTGGACTGTTTGGTCCGGAGTTCACGAAGGCTTATCCGTCCCTGCTGATTCTGGCCTTCGGCCAGCTGTTTAGCGCTTATTGCGGGCAGAACGGCACCGTCGCTACGATGACCGGACGCCAGAACGCGCTCACCAAAGTGTTAATAGCCGCTGCGATCTTGAATGCGGCGCTTAATGCTTTGCTGATTCCAACAATGGGTATGCTTGGCGGGGCTCTCGCCTCTACGCTGTCGATTATCGTCTGGAACTCGGCGGCCGTGCTGCTGGTCAGACGCAAACCGGGCGTTCAGACGCTGGCTTGGGCGCCAAGCCTGTCATTCGCAAGAAAGAGGGGGAATTACTCGTGA